CTGCAAGCTGACACCCGGGCGGGTACGGGGGCTGGCGGAGCTTGGGCTGGGGTAGCGAAAAAATAGCAGGGCAAATTCACGAAAGGATGTGAAAAAGGTGATACGGAAAAATCAGAGGCTGATTAATCTATTCAACATCCTTTCAGACGCGGTGTTGATTTTTGCCGCTTACTTTGCCGCCCTGGCGATGCGCTTTGAGGTGCTGAACGGGCAGGAAAGCATCCTGCCCGTTCACAGCGGGGCGTATGCGGCGGTCGCGCTGGTTTACAGCGGGCTGCTAGTGGTGGCGTACTGTAGCTTTCGGATGTATGGCTCCTACCGGTTCAAGGACCCGACAAGCGAGATCATCACGATTCTGCTGCTCAATGGAATCGGGGTTCTGGCCCTGATGGCGCTGCTTTATTTCACCCGGATCGTGGATTTTTCGCGGCTGGCGATCTTCTTTTTCTGGCTGTTTTCAAGCCTTTTCATCATCGCGAAGAGGACGGCGGTGCGGGCAGTGCTGCGGTATTACCGGGAGCTTGGGTACAACCAAAAGCATGTGATCCTGGTGGGCAGCGGGCACTTTGCGCAGCAGTATTTACAGGACATTCAGGCGAACCCGCAGATGGGCTTTACAGTGGACGGCTATGTGAGCGGGGAGGCGCGGCCGGGGCTTGGGAAACGCCTGGGAAACTATGAAGAACTGGAAGAGATTTTGGAACACAGCGACCCGGACGAGCTGATCGTGGCGCTGGACCCCCAGGAGATCGGGTATATGCGGCCGGTATTGGCGGCGGCGGATAAAGAGGGGGTACGCATCAGCATTATCCCGTTTTACAACGACTATTTTCCCAGCCACCCCACGATCGACGTGGTGGGGCGGACCCGGCTTGTGAATATGCGTGCCACCCCGCTGGACAACCTGGGCTGGGCGATGGCAAAGCGGGGGATGGACATAGTTGGATCGCTGCTTTTGATCGTGGTGAGCAGCCCGATCATGCTGGGTGCGGCGATTGGGGTGAAGCTGAGCAGCCCGGGCCCCATTCTGTTCAAGCAGGAACGGGTGGGCAAGGGTAAAAAGGTTTTTAAGATGTGGAAGTTCCGCAGTATGCGGATCACCGGCACGGAGGATACGGGCTGGAGCACCGAAAACGACCCGCGCAAAACAAAATTCGGGAGCTTTATCCGGAAGTTCAGCATTGATGAGCTGCCACAATTTTTTAATGTGTTGGCGGGCCAAATGAGCCTGATTGGGCCGCGGCCAGAGGTGCCGTTCCATGTGAACCATTTTAAGGAAGAGATCCCTCTGTATCTGGTGCGCCAGCAGGTGCGGCCGGGAATCACCGGCTGGGCACAGGTGCACGGCCTGCGGGGAGATACCAGCATTGAGGCGCGGGTGAAGTATGACATCTGGTATATCGAAAACTGGAGCTTGGGGCTGGATTTGAAGATTTTGTTTCGCACGATGTTTGGCGGAATGGTGAATCAGGAGAAGCTGACAGCAAGTGATACATAAAAACCAAGGAAGAAACGGTGTATAAAGGATGAGCGAGGCAATGCGGGTGGCCCAGGTGGTGGGCAGGATGGAAAGCGGCGGCGTGGAAGCGGTGGTAATGAACTATTACCGGGCGATGGAAAAAGAGAAGGTACAATTTGACTTTTTTGTGGATGAAACCAGCAGCTTTCCCCAACGAAAAGAATTGGAGCAGCTGGGCGCGGGAATTTATCTCGTGCCGCCCTATACAAAGCCAGTGCAGTTCCACAAGGCGCTTTACAAGCAGTTCAAGGCGAGCGGTTACAAAATTGTGCATGCACATATCAATACCATGAACGTGTTCCCGTTGTTTACCGCATGGCGGGCAAAGGTGCCAGTACGCATCTGCCATAACCATTCCACCGCCCATTGGGGCGAGAGAAAAAAGACGTTGCTCAAGTACCTCCTGCGGCCATTTGCAAAGGTATTTGCTACGGATTACTTTGCCTGCGGGGAGCAGGCGGGGCGGTGGATGTATGGCAACCAATGTTTTGACGAGGGCAAGGTGAGCGTGATCCCCAATGCAATTGATACAAAACGATTTGAGTACGATCCGGAAGCCCGCATTCGCCTGCGCATGGAGTTGGGGATTCCACAGGATGCCTTTGTGATAGGGCATGTGGGGCGATTTACTTATGCGAAAAACCAGTCTTTTTTATTGGAGGTTTTTCACCAGTTTCTACGGCAATGGCCCGGCAGCTATTTGCTGTTGGTGGGCGAAGGAGAACTGAAACATCTCTTAAAAGAAAAAGCAAAGCAGCTGAGTATTACAGAGCACACGTTATTCACAGGAGTACGCCGCGATGTAGATAAACTCTATTCTGCGATGGATGTGTTTTGTCTTCCCAGTTTTTATGAAGGCGGCCCCGTGGTGGCGCTGGAAGCACAGGCAAGTGGATTGAACTGTGTCTGCTCAGATAAGGTGCCTCATGAGATCGATCTTTCACGAAAAGTTTGTCATCTGCCGCTTCAGCCGCAGGATACAGCGCGGTGGTGCGAACAACTTCGGATTGAAGACGGAGAAAATTCGCGAAAGGTTCCTGAACTTCCTGAACTTGTAGAAAAATTCGATATTTTTTGTGTGGCAAGAAAAATTCAACAATTCTATTTAAATAGGGGAGCTTATGAAAACAATTTACAGCAGCCCTAAAGTCCTCACGGCTTTATTAGCAATATGGTACATCCTGTTGTATCTTCCACATTTGAAGCTTGCAGAGATCCCCACTTCAAACGGTGGAATCCCTATAAGCCTATGTTATATATTTTCACTCGTGTTTATTCCATTTTTGCTTCTTCAGTTACCCAAGCTGCGGATCCCGCCGTGGTACATCACAGGCTTATATGCCTTCGTAATTCTTTATGGTTTTTGGATGATGCCCGCCTACGGTTTAAAAAAAGGGATGTTGCATTGGTTGTTTGGTTCGTTTTTGCTGTTGGTGCTGGTAAACGCAGCCGAGTTTCTTAAAGAAGAGGACTGGTTTAGGATTGTCCAAATTGGAGTGCTGACGTTTTTTGTCCTGCATTTGGCCTTTAATATTTTTCATTGGAAGGCAGTGAATGCTGTAGTATTTGGCGGAGAAACGGCCGCGTCACTTCCGTCGCTCACACGGGGTGGAAGAAACCTGGATGCAAGTTGGTTAGGCCTGGGCTGTTTTTTGCTGCGGGATAGAAAAGTCCGCTTTGGATGTTTGCTGTATAGCCTTGGATATAGCGTTTTAGGGGTCAGCCGCGCGGGCCTGTTGGCCAGCGGTCTTTGCCTGGTTTGGGTATGGA
This window of the Oscillospiraceae bacterium genome carries:
- a CDS encoding undecaprenyl-phosphate glucose phosphotransferase, translated to MIRKNQRLINLFNILSDAVLIFAAYFAALAMRFEVLNGQESILPVHSGAYAAVALVYSGLLVVAYCSFRMYGSYRFKDPTSEIITILLLNGIGVLALMALLYFTRIVDFSRLAIFFFWLFSSLFIIAKRTAVRAVLRYYRELGYNQKHVILVGSGHFAQQYLQDIQANPQMGFTVDGYVSGEARPGLGKRLGNYEELEEILEHSDPDELIVALDPQEIGYMRPVLAAADKEGVRISIIPFYNDYFPSHPTIDVVGRTRLVNMRATPLDNLGWAMAKRGMDIVGSLLLIVVSSPIMLGAAIGVKLSSPGPILFKQERVGKGKKVFKMWKFRSMRITGTEDTGWSTENDPRKTKFGSFIRKFSIDELPQFFNVLAGQMSLIGPRPEVPFHVNHFKEEIPLYLVRQQVRPGITGWAQVHGLRGDTSIEARVKYDIWYIENWSLGLDLKILFRTMFGGMVNQEKLTASDT
- the rfaG gene encoding glycosyl transferase family 1, which translates into the protein MRVAQVVGRMESGGVEAVVMNYYRAMEKEKVQFDFFVDETSSFPQRKELEQLGAGIYLVPPYTKPVQFHKALYKQFKASGYKIVHAHINTMNVFPLFTAWRAKVPVRICHNHSTAHWGERKKTLLKYLLRPFAKVFATDYFACGEQAGRWMYGNQCFDEGKVSVIPNAIDTKRFEYDPEARIRLRMELGIPQDAFVIGHVGRFTYAKNQSFLLEVFHQFLRQWPGSYLLLVGEGELKHLLKEKAKQLSITEHTLFTGVRRDVDKLYSAMDVFCLPSFYEGGPVVALEAQASGLNCVCSDKVPHEIDLSRKVCHLPLQPQDTARWCEQLRIEDGENSRKVPELPELVEKFDIFCVARKIQQFYLNRGAYENNLQQP